Part of the Cohnella candidum genome, GCGTTTTCCGAACCGTCCAGCGCCTCCATCGGGCTATACTCGTAATTGAGCTCATACAAACCGCCCCACAGGTAGGTGCGGGCTACCGTGAAATAGTAGAGGTTCCCGATTTCTTCGGTCAGCTTGCCCCAACCGTCCATGCGCAAAGCGCCGTACTCGTGATAGACATAAGCGAACATCGGAATCAGCTCGGCCTCGCCGGACTTGAGCAGATCGCGGATCGGGTAGCCTTCCAGCGGCGACGCGGGTTGACCTCCCGCCCTTGCCTGGTAGTAGTCGATCAGGTCGATCATCGTTTCGTTGATCATTTCCGTGCCCATCGGAACGTACCGGCCCGCGACTCCGATCATTGAGGCCTTCGTTTCGGCGTAGTTTCGGCGATACGCTTCCTCGATCGCACGTCCCGCTCCGACCGGATGGCCATGAGAATCGTCCATGCAGATTTTCAGGATGTTGTTCGCTGAGATGTCGTAATAGATAGAATCGACGTCGTCCGCACGCTGCAGCTCGGTATCTCGCCGAACATGGAATTCCTGCGTGTAGGGGTGGGCGGGACATAGGAACGGAAACGGATATCCGTCGATGCTTTTCTTGTTCTCCGGGAACTTCTGGGCGGCCGCCTTCCCCAGCTCCCCGTCCGCACCTTCGAAATGGTAGAGATAGTCGAACTCGAAAGGGGCGTATTTGTCCCCGTACTCCTTCATGCAGGCGATATTGTCCTTGTTGAACCGAGTCGGGAACCAGTCGTCGAACCCGCCGGGTACTCCCTTGTAGAACGTTTGCGGCGCGTTACTCCAGTCGGGGCCGAGAACGTGGAACATCGGGGTCCCGATGAACTCGTGGTATTTGCGCAGCCAGGCGGTTCTGTCCGACCCCGCGTTGATCCCGAACGTGGCGACTCCCATCTCCTCATGCAGCCAAGGGCAGCTTTCGTCCGGATTACGGTCCGTCAACTCACCGCGCGCGCACCATTTTTGCCGCGTTGCCCACGATTTGTAGCGGTCCGCCGCTTCATACCAATCGCTGCCTTCCAGCAGCGCGACTTGCACCGGATAGACGGGATAAATCCCTTTGCCCGGTCCCATGTCCTCGCAGCCGTGGATGAACGAAGCTTCCAGCAAATCGCGCCCGATCTTGTAGAAATTCAGCCATTTCGGATGACCTTCCCCGTCCATAGCGGCGAAATACAACCCGCCCTTGTTCAAACCGAAATAGGCGAAAAACTGCATCGAGGCGCCGGAGAAGCTTTCCGGGTACGGCATGAACCGGAACCCGGTTCCGTTCGTCACGAAATGTTTCATCGGATTGCGGACGAGGAATCCCGTCGCGAACGGGTGCGCGAGGTAATCGTCCTTGCCGTCCTCCGAGATCGCCGTCAGGTTCGGAAACACCGGATACTCCAGGCTGAGGAGCCGCTCCGTGGAACCGTTGTCGGCCGAACAGCGGAATTGCGCCTCGGATGCTTCCCGCGCGAGCGAAATCTCCGACCTTACGGTGATGCCGGACGCCGTCCGCCACGTCAGCATAACCGCATGGTCGCCGGATTCCGTCCGCTCTTCCCGCCATTCGAAAGCTTCGAACGATCCGTCGAAGCCTCCGTCCGTTTCCAGGCGAAACGGCTCGGCACCCTCCGAATTTTCCGAATACGCGATGCCCTTGCGCACGTCGCGAAGGCTGCGAATCGTGCCGTCGGCCTCGCTGAGTTCCAGCCGGATCCGTCCGTTATCAAGTACGATCATGCCGTCATGCCTCCTGTCCCGTCCGTATTATTTCAAGCCCGACATTTTGAGGTTCGCGACGATGTACTTCTGGAAGATGAGGAACAAAGCGATCGTCGGCAGTGCCGCCAGGAAGGAACTCGCCATCAGCAGGTGCATTTCGGCGACGCGTCCTGAACGGAAGTTATAGATGTATTGCATGATCTGGAACATATCCTCGTTGGTGATCGTCATGACCGGCCAGACGAAGGCGTTCCAATAACCCAGGTAAGCGCCGATCCCGATAATGACAAACGGCGGCAAGGACATGGGCAAGAAAATGTTGGTGAAAATTTTGAACCGGTTCGCCCCGTCGATCAGTGCCGCTTCTTCCAACGCGAGCGGAACATTCAAATAAAATTGCCGGAAAAAGAACATGCTGCCCGCGGATGCGGCGCCCGGCAAAATCAGCACTCCCATCGTGTTGAGCATCCCCAGCTTGTTAACGACGATGAACGACGTGATCGTGATCGAGAAGCCCGGAATAAAGTACGTGAGCATTACGTAAACCCACCAAAATTTCTTGAAGCGGAAATCAAGTCTCGCGAACACATACGCCGCGGAAGCGTTAACCACCACGCTGAGTGCCATAAAGATGATGGCACCGATGAACGTAATGCCCATCGCCTTCTGGAACGCCGGATCGCGCAAAATGACCGTATAGTTCTCGAAATGCCATACGTTCGGCAGAAATTTAAACGGAGTGGCCAACACTTCTTCCTGCGACTTGAAACCGGCGATCGCCATCCAGAGCAGCGGAAAGATGGCAAGCGCGGTAATCAGAAGGGAAAGGACTGTCACGCCGGCCTTGCCAAAAGTCAATGTCGATTTACCCATCAGCCGTATCCTCCTTCGCGTCCGGTCAGCCTTCTACCGCTTTCTCGGAATTCAGTATTTTGAAAATGACAAGCGAGATCGAACCGAGAACGACGAAGAACATGAGAGCCGCGGCGATCGACCGGCCGATCATCACGTCGTTCAGGAAGTGGAGCAAGATGTACAGGTTCGGTGTTTGCGTTTCGTTGACCGGGCCGCCGCCCGTCATCACCCACGACAGTTCGAACTGGGAAAGCTGCGCCGTGAATCCCGTGACAAGCAGGAACAGAGAAATGTTCTTCATCAGCGGAAGCGTGATGTACCACATTTTCGTGAACGTACCTGCGCCTTCGAGATCGGCCGCTTCGTAATACGACTCGGAGATGTCCAAGAGGCCGGCCAACATAATGAGCGTCGTAATCCCGAACCCCAGCCAGATCGCCGGAATGGCAATGGCGGGCAGCGCGTATTTCACTTCAGCGAGCCACGCGATCGGTTCGCTGCCGAACAGGCCTGCGATATAGTTGGCCAAACCGCCCAAGTAATCATAGATAAAGACGAAAATAACGGAGGCGACGATACCGGAAATGACGGTCGGGATGTAGATGGACGACTTTACGAAGCCGGAGAATTTGCCTTTCAAGCCCTTGAGCACGTTCGCGAACAGGAACGCCAGCACGAGCTGAGCCGGCAGGACATATAGCGTGAATTTGAGTCCCGTCCATATGGCTTTCGTGAACAACGGGTCCGTCAGGTTCACCCAATAATTTTTGAACCCGACGAATACGGGAGCTTGATAGAAACCCCAATCGGTGAAGCTCAGGTAGATCGCGTAGGCGAAAGGGATGAGCACGAAGATGGTTAGCCCGACGAGAATCGGCGCCAGCATCGAGTATGCCGTCAGGTTGTCATGACGATAGTTCTTCTTGAACAATCGGATTCACCTCGCTTAATCAGGCTGCTTCCGGCAAAACGATCCGGGGACGGCTTTCGTCCCCGGACGTTGCCCGGCTTTATTGTTTCGGGTTCGTACCGGCCAGCTTATTGTTCGTGATAAAGTCGTTGATCGTCTTCTCGGCTTTCGCGATGGCGTCGTCGACTTTCGTTCCTTTCATCGCGGACTCGATTCCCGTGGATACGGCCATGCTGATATCCCACGGATAGATCGGCTCGGCGACGGAAGTCGGGATGATCTTCTCGGCGATATAAGCGCGCCATGCGTCCTTCGAAGCGTCCGCATCGCTCTTCATCGCTTCGTCTACCGATTTGCGAGGAGAGAACTTGGAGAAGCCGGACGTTTTGAAGAAGTCGATCATGATGGCCGGGTCGCCGGCAAGCAGATAATTGATGAAGGATGCGGCTTCTTGCTGGTGTTTGCCTTTACTGTCGACGACGAGCGTCCAGCCGCCCAAGGTAGCCGTCGGCGAGTTCGGGTCGCCGTTCATGGAAGGCATTTTCGCGATGCCCGTGTTCGGAACCATTTTCGCATAGGTGTTGCGAAGCTGGCCGATGGCCCAGGAGCCGTTGACTTGCATGGCGACTTTGCCTTCGCCGAACGGCTTGATGTCCGGGTACGGGGCAAGCTGCTGCTTCGGCATCACGCCGGATTGGTAAGCGTCTTGATAGAATTTGAACACCGATTTGTATGCGTCGTTGTTGATGTCCGCTTTGGACCAATAGTTCGTCACCGCCTGGTGTCCGGACGTGCCGAACTGCAAGCCCCAGCTGGACCAGCCCAGATCGCCGGCAACTTGTGCGGTCGAGAATCCGAATACGCCTTTGGCCGTCAATTTCTTGGCGTCGTCAAGCAGTTCGGCCCAAGTGGTCGGCGGCTTTTCCGGGTCGAGCCCGGCGGCCTGGAACAGGTCTTTGCGGTAGTACAGCACCGCAGACGGTTCAACCAGCTTCGGATAAGCGTAATATTTGTCGCCTACTTTGATGAAGTCTTTGACGTTGTCATAGATGTCGTCGAACGCGGAATCCGGCAAGAGGCCGTTCAGCGGGCTGATTTGGCCCAGCTTCGCGGCGTTCGCGATGCCGCCGTAGTTCATCGTGTATACTTCCGGAGCTTTACCGGCTGCTTGAGCGGCTTTCAGTTTCTGCGCCCATGCGTCGCCCGGAACGAGCGTATACTTGATTTCGACTTTGTCCTGGGACTTGTTGAACTCGTCGACATATTTCTTGAACCATTTGTTGGTCGAATCTTCAAATGCCGTCTGCCAGAATTCAACCGTGACTTTCTCGGCCGGAGCTGCAGATGCCGATTCGCTGGGGCTTGCGCTTGCGCTCGAACTGCCTTCGTCGCTTGCCGAAGGGCTGGAGCTCGCTTCGTTTTTGCTGCCGCCGCAGGCCGTGAGGGCTAACGACAGGACCATCAGAATAGAGATTAACGCTGCCCAAAACTTCCCTTTTGCTTGCATGGATGAATCCTCCCTTTTTTTGTGGACATGCTATTTAAACGCTTTGCGCGCTTAAACCGAAGTGGTGCGTCATTCGTTGAATCCGCTTTCATTTTTCAAGCGAAGCCTTGAACCAAAACACGTTATAGGGATCCCACAGCGACAAAGTGAAGTAGATCGTTCGGCCGCCGTCACCCGTGTAACGATCGTTCATGAATGGCGCGTACAAGCCGGGCTGATCCGTCGCTTTCACCAAGACAATCGCGTCTCCCCATGGCCCCCATGGCGCTAAGCCTTCCCGAATGACGACGCCTTCGCCTTCCTTGAGGTAGGTCATGAGCCACCGTTTCAGATAGGGATTCCACACGACGGAGAGCTCACCAACGGTGTCATCCACCACGGACGCGGCCTTCGTCATGTCGGGACTCCAGATCGGTTTCCCTTTGTCGTCTTTGCCCGCGTAGTATCGGTACTCCGACAGCTTTTCGACGTTCGCCTCACCCACTTTCATCAACTTGACGCCGCCGAACCGTCCGGAAGGGATCGCCCAGAAGTAAATCTCCGATTCGCCAGTCTTTTTGTCTTCGATTTTATAAGGGCTGACTTGAATGAAATTGCTGTCTCCCGGCCATTGAACCGAATCAAGCAGCGTCCAGTTGTTTCCGTGATCCGTCGATTTGGCAACGCTTGCATAATTGGCGTCCCATTGGCCCGGATCTCCCCAATGGTTAACCGACATGTAGTAGAGGTAGAGGTTTCCGTTCGCGCTAAAACCGTGCGTCGGGATTTTGGTCATTTCGTCGAAATCGAGTTTCTTGGAAGGCAGCAGCTCTTTGGCCGTGCCGATGTCGTCCGTGATCATGCCGTCCAAGGTGATGCCGTCGGCCGGATTGTCGTCCTTCGTGTAAGCGATCGTGTTCGAGCGCCAGTAGCTTCCGCCTCCGCCGATCTGGTCCGCGGGGCGTTCGCCGAACGTATCCCCGAATACGAAATACGTCCGGTCGCCCTCGTTGATCATCGAACCGAGGTCCGTGCCGTACACGGCGAAGCGGTCCGTTTTGTTCGGCGATTCCGCTCCCGTGATCTGCGACACTTTCTCGAGTCCCGTTACGCCTTTCAGGACGAAGTCCTTGCCTTCGGATTCCAGCCTCGGATCGGCTTTGGATCCGCCCATGCATCCGGTCAAGCCGAGAAGTAGAGCGGAAGCGGCCAAGCCGATTCTGAGTTTCATGGAGAACCCGCCTTACGGTTCGATTTTCAAGGATTTTGATGGCCGAAAATCCGGTCCAGGCTTGCTTGGTTAAACGGCTTGATGTCCGGATTCGGAAGCCGTTTCGCCACCTTCGGCAGCTCCGGGAACGGACGGTGCGGCTCTTCCTGGTACCAATAGGCCGTGGAAGAAACGTCGTCGCTCCGATGGTTGTTGTGGCCGTGCTCGATCGTCACTTTGATGCTCTTGTCGAACATGATCGGATCGAGAATATGGTAGCGGTACGTCGAGATTTTGCCGCTCCAGTTCGGACCGCCGCCCAAAATGATGCCGTGGTAAGGCGTGCAAACTTCCTGTTGCGGGCACCAAGCGGTGTTGAAGTAATCCTCCATACCCGTGCCATGCAGCGTCGGCGGCCAAGGCTCTCCGTCGATGAAGATCATGTCGTCGCCTTCGCCGTACCAGTTCCACTCGGAGGTATCGCGCAGGTTGTGGACGTTGAAGTTGCAGCCGACGTAATGCCCTTTGCCCACCGCGTCCAGGATGACGTAGTTGCCGTCGCCGGTCGTGTTTTTGCCGCCGAACTCGAAGTGCGCGTTGTCGATGCCGTCTTCGGAGATTCCTTCCGTCGGATTTTCGCGGTGCCATTGCGCATGGAATCTCAATTCGCCCGCCGGCAATTGCTCGTATTGCTCGTAATCGACGTAGAAGTAAAATTTGATCGGATTTTCCGCTTCGCTCTCCACCGTGATTCTCGCGCCGCTGGCGAACGGCATCCGGAAGAAGCTGTTGAACGCTTTGCCGTCTTCCGGGCTCATCATGAGGGGAGCCGAAGTGTAGTTGCGGGTAAGGCCATGGCCCATTCCGAAAAAGTCACCGATCGGCGCTTCCACGCTCGGTTCCGTTTCTCCGTCCCAGTACATGCGAAGCACGATTTTGCGGGGCAGGAATTCCTCTTGGACCGGAGCGTCGGGGGCCATCGTCATCCAAATGTGCGTAATCGCTCCGGCCCCTTGAATGCTGCAAATCTCCGTGTTGTCGCCCGGGCGGATCGAGAAATAGTCTTTGTTGCCGCCCGTTCGGTCGTAGCTGGACTCCCGTTTACGTTTGCCCGTTCTGGCGAGGCTAAGGGAGGCAAGGTTTTGTACAACGTCCATCTGTGTCAGCGCTCCTTTGGTTGGTTGTCGAATAGGGTGCAATCGATTCCACATGAGACGAAAAATTGCACGGATCCTCTTGCTTTCTGTCGAACGATCTGCAATCGATTGCAGTTCGGGCGGAAAGCCGTCCGGTCAATCTTGACCGGACTTGATCGCTTTCAGTCTCTTCATCACGGCGTTTCCGCCGCGTCCGAAATAGTCATGCAGTTCCGTATATTCGCGGTATAACCGGTCATAAAGGCGGACGTTTTCCGGAATCGGTTTAAACGTCTCTTCGCGAACCCGGGCCATCCGCTTCGCCGCTTCCACGACAGAGTCGAAGCCGCCGGCTTCCGATCCCGCCGCCACCGCACCGAACATCGCCGCCCCGAGAGCCGCCGTCTGCGTCGAATCCGCGATTTTAATCTCGCGCCCGGTGACGTCGGCGTAGATTTGCATCAACAGCCGATTCCGCTGCGGCAGTCCGCCGCAGGCATACAACTCGTCGACGGCTACGCCGCTTTGCGTGAACGCTTCGATGATCTTCCGGGTGCCGAAGGCTGTCGCTTCGAGCAGCGCGCGGTAGATTTCCTCCGGCTTCGTCTGCAGCGTCATGCCCAAGATGAGCCCGGTCAGGTCTGCGTCCATCAGAACGGAACGGTTGCCGTTCCACCAATCCAGCGCCAGCAGGCCGCTTTCGCCGGGTTTATAGCCGGCAGCCTGGCGTTCCAGCCAAGTGTGAACACCGATGCCATCCTCGGACGCTTGCTTCTTGACGTATTCCGGCACCGCTTCGTCCACGTACCAGGCGAAAATGTCGCCTACCGCGGATTGTCCGGCTTCGTAGCCGTAATAGCCGGCCACGATCCCGTCCTCGACGACGCCGCAGATGCCTTCCGCGAGCACTTCCTTGTCGCCGAGAAGCAGGTGGCACGTCGAAGTGCCCATCGCCATCACCAGCTTGCCGGGGTCCACGACCCCGACGGCCGGCACCATGGCGTGCGCGTCGATATTGGCGACGGCCACGGCCGTGCCGGGACGCAACCCCATCAGCTCGGCCATCGGCTCGGTAAGCCCGCCGGCCTTCGTTCCGAGCGCTTGGATCGGGCCGGCCAACTTGTCGCTGGCCAGCGTGGCCAAACGGGGATCGAGCGCGCTCAGGAACGCTTCGGACGGGAACCCTTCGCGTTTGTGCCAGACGGCTTTGTAGCCGGCCGTGCAGCTGTTGCGGACGAGGCGGCCGGTCATCTGCATGACGACCCAGTCCGCCGCTTCCATGAACAGGTTCGCGCGATCGTAAACTTCGGGTGCCTCGTTCAGGATCTGCCACGCTTTGGCGAGCATCCATTCCGAAGAGAGCTTGCCGCCGTAGCGGGCCAAGAAGGTTTCCCCTCTCTCGACGGCGATGTCGTTGATTCGGTTCGCTTCTTCCTGCGCCGCGTGATGCTTCCATAGTTTAACCCAGGCATGCGGATTTTCTTTCCATTCGCTCCGCAAGCACAGGGGAGTTCCTTCTTCATCCAGCGGCAACATCGTGCATGCCGTGAAGTCGATGCCGATGCCGATCACGCTCTCGGGACTTGCGCCCGAGAGGCGGAGCACCTCGGGCACCGACCGCCGCAGCACCTCCAGGTAGTCGTCCGGATGCTGCAGCGCCCAATCGTGACCGAGCTTCACGCCGGAGTCGGGGAGCGCTTCGTCGATGACGCCGTGCGGGTAAGGCGTGACGTGGGTCGCCACTTCTTCCCCGGTCGCGATGTCGACGAGCAAAGCCCTGCCTGATTCCGTCCCGTAGTCGATGCCGAGGGCATAGCGCCGTTCCATCTCTCCAGCCTCCTCCTCTTACTTGTACAGCGGACCGTATGCCGCGCAAGCGCGATAGTCGGCTCCCACCGGCTCGATTCCTCCGAATGCGGTCCAAGCGCTCGGACGGAACACCCGGTTGTCCGGCACGTTATGCATGCACACCGGAATGCGGAGCATCGCCGCAAGGGTAATCAAGTCGCCGCCGACGTGGCCGTAGCTGACGGACGCATGGTTCGAACCCCAGTTGTTCATGACCGTGTAGACGTCTTTGAAAAGCCCTTCGCCCGTCAAGTTCGGCACGAACCAAGTCGTCGGCCATGTCGGATTGCTTCTTTGGTCCAGCTTGTCGTGCACGTCGTCCGGCAGTTCTACCGTATAGCCTTCGGCCAGCTGCAGAACCGGTCCGACGCCGGCAACCAGGTTAACCCGAGCCATCGTCACCGGCATGCCTTCGCGGGTCGTGAAGTCCGTGGAGAAACCGCCTCCGCGGAAGAAGTCGACCGCCGGGCACCACTTCGTCGCGTCCAGGCAATCCTGCACTTCCTGCTGCGTGATTTCCCAGAACGGCTTCATCACCGGTTGGCCGTCGCGGGTTTGTCTGCCCGTGCCGTCCAAAGCGGCCGGACCCGAATTGATCAGATGGATGATGCCTTGTGCGGCTTTGCCTTGCAGAGTGTGGCCGGTGACGCGTTCAACCGCTTCAGGGCTCCAATACGTGCGAACGTCGGCGAAAATTTGCGCGGCGTCCGTCAGCAAATGTCCCAGCAGCATGGTTACGGCGTTCAACGTATCGTTCTCGGTCGCGACCATATAAGGCTCACGGATCCCGTTCCAATCAAAGGAAGAATTCAAAATCGCTTCCATGAAGTCCCCGGTCGGGTAGTAGTCCGTCCAAGCACGCTGCCCTTGGAAGCCCGCTGCGATAGCGTTATGGCCCATCGCTTCTTCCCCGTAGCCCATTTCCGCAAGCTTCGGATTGCCGACCATGAGGTCGCGGCCGATCAGCGCCATTTTCACGACGGTTTCCCAATCCTTCTCTTTCTGCTCGTCGGTACGCTTCAGATGAGGCGGATTCACGTCGGCGCCGGGATTGCAGTTTTCGCGTACCCAGGCCAGCGCTTTTTTGTATTCTTCCGGATCATAGATGCCGAGCTCCATCCGGCGGACGAATTCCGTCATGTCCACGTATTCGTTGCGAATGCCGAGGTAGCGTTGGAAGAACGTCTCGTCCGCGATGCATCCGGCGATGCCCATCGATACGTTACCCATCGAGAGGTACGATTTGCCCTGCATCGTGGCGACGGCGAGTCCCGCCTTGGCGAATTGCAGCAGCTTCTCTTGCACGTCCGGCGTAATTTCCGTGTCGCCGATGTCTTGGACGTCATGTCCGTAAATCGCGAAAGCCGGAAGCCCTTTCTGGTTGTGCGCGCTAAGTGCCGCAGCCAGGTAGACCGCGCCCGGACGCTCCGTTCCGTTGAATCCCCAGATCGCTTTCGGACGCGTCGGATGGGTATCCATCGTTTCCGTCGGGTAGCACCACGAAGGCGTAACGGAAATCGTCAGCCCTACGTTCTCCCGGGCGAATTTCTCCTCGGTGCGAGCCGCTTCGGCGACACCGCCGATTGTCGTGTCCGCGATGACGCATTCCACGGGCAATCCGTTGCTGTGTCTCAAATTTTCCGATAAAAACGCGGCTGCGCGTTTGGCCATGTCCATCGTTACGTCTTCCAGAGACTCGCGGATGCCGCCCCGGCGGCCGTCGATGATAGGACGGATTCCGATTTTGGGCATGGTGCCCTGCAATCGATTGCAGATCGTAGCTTCGTTCATTCCGATCATCCTCTCCCATTGAGTTGGTATGATTGCTGGTTCGTTCAACCGATGCGGTTGACTTCGTTGCGGAATATCTCAAAAACGGGTTCTGCCGGCGTTTCTTCCTTGCGGATCCGTTTCAGCAGTAATTCGCCCGTCTTGATCCCCATGTCGTAAGGATGCTGGTCGATGTAGTACAGCCCGGGATTCTTGAGCAGAGATCCCGCTTCCACTTCCCCGAAGGAAGCGACCGCCATGTCGTCGGGAATCTTGAGCCCGCTGCGGACGATCTCGAGCAGAACGCCCAGGCTCATCCGGTTGTTCAGCGAGACGATTGCCGTCGGCTTGGGATCGGATTTCAAAAACTTGCGAACCGCCAGCACGCCGTCCTCCGTCGAGAAATCGCCGTTGTACACGAGCGGTTTCGGATCCAAACCATGTTCCCTCATGGCTTTCAGAACGCCCTCGTAACGCTCCCGTCCCGTGCTGACGCGGGCAGGACCGTTGACTACGCCAAGCCGCACGTGGCCATCTTCGAGCAGTTTGCCGGTCAGGCGGCAAGCGCCTTCTTCGTTGTCTTCGGCCACGAGGTCAAGGCCGGCTCCCGCTTCGTCCGATTCCAGCTTCCGGTCGACCAGCACGATGGGCAGTCCCGAGTCGCTCAACTGCTTGACCTTCTCGTCGTTGCCGCCGGCCGTGGCGAGCACGATCGCGTCGACCCTCTTCTCTTGCAGTAACTGCAGAAGGCGGTTTTCCTTGTCGGGACTCTCGTCCGAGCTGCAGAACATGAGCTGAAAGCCTTCGGGACCCACGACGTCTTCGATGCCTCTGGAAATGCCCATGAAGTAGGAGTTGGAAATGTCGGGCACGATAACGCCGATCATGTACGTCTTGTCCTGCTTCAGGCTTCTCGCGATGGCGCTCGGCTGATAATTCAGCTTGGCGACCGCTTCCAGCACGCGCTCTTTGATTTCGTCGCTGACGTAACCGCTCTCGTTCAGCACCCGGGAGACGGTCGCCGTCGAAACCTCGGCTTCCGCGGCCACTTCCTTAATCGTTGCCTTAGACAACTGCCGTTCACCTCTGTCATGCAAAGCCATTTTGCAAGCGATTACGTAATCGATTACGTAATCGATTACACACTCAGGATAAAGGATGCCGAGCCCCGGTGTCAACCGTCAATTTATTTTTCTTTGATCCAGCGGTAGAAATTAATCGCTCCTGTTTGAACGAACAAATAGATGACGAAAGAATAGCCGATTCGGTATCCGTCGTTATACCGGAAGACGTCGAAAAGATCGCACAGCCACTCGAAGCCAACGGCCCCCACGGAACATAGGAGAATGTATAGCACCGTTTTCCAACCGCTCAGTCGCCAAGCCTCGTAGAAATAAATGTAGAGGTAGCCGAACGGCGCGTACAACAAGTACACCATGTAATCCATGACCGTTAACTCGGGTCCGTCCATGATGTCGTAGTAGTCGAAAGCCAGATATCCCGTGCAGTTGTCCAAAACGCTGGAGATCGCGACGGCGAACATGACGGACAGGCAAGACGTCGAGCCCGGCAGCTTTCTCGGGAGCAGTAGTGCGATACTTACAAAGAGGAGGACGGCCGCGATCACGAACCAGTCGTTGCGACCGAACCCATGTTCAGTAAATTT contains:
- a CDS encoding carbohydrate ABC transporter permease — encoded protein: MGKSTLTFGKAGVTVLSLLITALAIFPLLWMAIAGFKSQEEVLATPFKFLPNVWHFENYTVILRDPAFQKAMGITFIGAIIFMALSVVVNASAAYVFARLDFRFKKFWWVYVMLTYFIPGFSITITSFIVVNKLGMLNTMGVLILPGAASAGSMFFFRQFYLNVPLALEEAALIDGANRFKIFTNIFLPMSLPPFVIIGIGAYLGYWNAFVWPVMTITNEDMFQIMQYIYNFRSGRVAEMHLLMASSFLAALPTIALFLIFQKYIVANLKMSGLK
- a CDS encoding glycoside hydrolase family 172 protein, whose product is MDVVQNLASLSLARTGKRKRESSYDRTGGNKDYFSIRPGDNTEICSIQGAGAITHIWMTMAPDAPVQEEFLPRKIVLRMYWDGETEPSVEAPIGDFFGMGHGLTRNYTSAPLMMSPEDGKAFNSFFRMPFASGARITVESEAENPIKFYFYVDYEQYEQLPAGELRFHAQWHRENPTEGISEDGIDNAHFEFGGKNTTGDGNYVILDAVGKGHYVGCNFNVHNLRDTSEWNWYGEGDDMIFIDGEPWPPTLHGTGMEDYFNTAWCPQQEVCTPYHGIILGGGPNWSGKISTYRYHILDPIMFDKSIKVTIEHGHNNHRSDDVSSTAYWYQEEPHRPFPELPKVAKRLPNPDIKPFNQASLDRIFGHQNP
- a CDS encoding carbohydrate ABC transporter permease, producing MFKKNYRHDNLTAYSMLAPILVGLTIFVLIPFAYAIYLSFTDWGFYQAPVFVGFKNYWVNLTDPLFTKAIWTGLKFTLYVLPAQLVLAFLFANVLKGLKGKFSGFVKSSIYIPTVISGIVASVIFVFIYDYLGGLANYIAGLFGSEPIAWLAEVKYALPAIAIPAIWLGFGITTLIMLAGLLDISESYYEAADLEGAGTFTKMWYITLPLMKNISLFLLVTGFTAQLSQFELSWVMTGGGPVNETQTPNLYILLHFLNDVMIGRSIAAALMFFVVLGSISLVIFKILNSEKAVEG
- a CDS encoding DUF4185 domain-containing protein encodes the protein MKLRIGLAASALLLGLTGCMGGSKADPRLESEGKDFVLKGVTGLEKVSQITGAESPNKTDRFAVYGTDLGSMINEGDRTYFVFGDTFGERPADQIGGGGSYWRSNTIAYTKDDNPADGITLDGMITDDIGTAKELLPSKKLDFDEMTKIPTHGFSANGNLYLYYMSVNHWGDPGQWDANYASVAKSTDHGNNWTLLDSVQWPGDSNFIQVSPYKIEDKKTGESEIYFWAIPSGRFGGVKLMKVGEANVEKLSEYRYYAGKDDKGKPIWSPDMTKAASVVDDTVGELSVVWNPYLKRWLMTYLKEGEGVVIREGLAPWGPWGDAIVLVKATDQPGLYAPFMNDRYTGDGGRTIYFTLSLWDPYNVFWFKASLEK
- a CDS encoding ribulokinase, with the protein product MERRYALGIDYGTESGRALLVDIATGEEVATHVTPYPHGVIDEALPDSGVKLGHDWALQHPDDYLEVLRRSVPEVLRLSGASPESVIGIGIDFTACTMLPLDEEGTPLCLRSEWKENPHAWVKLWKHHAAQEEANRINDIAVERGETFLARYGGKLSSEWMLAKAWQILNEAPEVYDRANLFMEAADWVVMQMTGRLVRNSCTAGYKAVWHKREGFPSEAFLSALDPRLATLASDKLAGPIQALGTKAGGLTEPMAELMGLRPGTAVAVANIDAHAMVPAVGVVDPGKLVMAMGTSTCHLLLGDKEVLAEGICGVVEDGIVAGYYGYEAGQSAVGDIFAWYVDEAVPEYVKKQASEDGIGVHTWLERQAAGYKPGESGLLALDWWNGNRSVLMDADLTGLILGMTLQTKPEEIYRALLEATAFGTRKIIEAFTQSGVAVDELYACGGLPQRNRLLMQIYADVTGREIKIADSTQTAALGAAMFGAVAAGSEAGGFDSVVEAAKRMARVREETFKPIPENVRLYDRLYREYTELHDYFGRGGNAVMKRLKAIKSGQD
- a CDS encoding ABC transporter substrate-binding protein, with protein sequence MQAKGKFWAALISILMVLSLALTACGGSKNEASSSPSASDEGSSSASASPSESASAAPAEKVTVEFWQTAFEDSTNKWFKKYVDEFNKSQDKVEIKYTLVPGDAWAQKLKAAQAAGKAPEVYTMNYGGIANAAKLGQISPLNGLLPDSAFDDIYDNVKDFIKVGDKYYAYPKLVEPSAVLYYRKDLFQAAGLDPEKPPTTWAELLDDAKKLTAKGVFGFSTAQVAGDLGWSSWGLQFGTSGHQAVTNYWSKADINNDAYKSVFKFYQDAYQSGVMPKQQLAPYPDIKPFGEGKVAMQVNGSWAIGQLRNTYAKMVPNTGIAKMPSMNGDPNSPTATLGGWTLVVDSKGKHQQEAASFINYLLAGDPAIMIDFFKTSGFSKFSPRKSVDEAMKSDADASKDAWRAYIAEKIIPTSVAEPIYPWDISMAVSTGIESAMKGTKVDDAIAKAEKTINDFITNNKLAGTNPKQ
- a CDS encoding DUF6259 domain-containing protein, with product MIVLDNGRIRLELSEADGTIRSLRDVRKGIAYSENSEGAEPFRLETDGGFDGSFEAFEWREERTESGDHAVMLTWRTASGITVRSEISLAREASEAQFRCSADNGSTERLLSLEYPVFPNLTAISEDGKDDYLAHPFATGFLVRNPMKHFVTNGTGFRFMPYPESFSGASMQFFAYFGLNKGGLYFAAMDGEGHPKWLNFYKIGRDLLEASFIHGCEDMGPGKGIYPVYPVQVALLEGSDWYEAADRYKSWATRQKWCARGELTDRNPDESCPWLHEEMGVATFGINAGSDRTAWLRKYHEFIGTPMFHVLGPDWSNAPQTFYKGVPGGFDDWFPTRFNKDNIACMKEYGDKYAPFEFDYLYHFEGADGELGKAAAQKFPENKKSIDGYPFPFLCPAHPYTQEFHVRRDTELQRADDVDSIYYDISANNILKICMDDSHGHPVGAGRAIEEAYRRNYAETKASMIGVAGRYVPMGTEMINETMIDLIDYYQARAGGQPASPLEGYPIRDLLKSGEAELIPMFAYVYHEYGALRMDGWGKLTEEIGNLYYFTVARTYLWGGLYELNYEYSPMEALDGSENAAEEHYYPFEARGYVFSEARARYLSTFARLRVGNANKYWAYGRMLRPLAFECPRIRMDWFHYNHGKETMEYNDAGEIAVNAVIHSAWQYKDESVGLFFANVSGETKTVRLVTDPADYGMSRLESRWFGEGSNTAEMLDVRQPAAGQIEFHIPARSVAMLEMM